From the Juglans microcarpa x Juglans regia isolate MS1-56 chromosome 7D, Jm3101_v1.0, whole genome shotgun sequence genome, the window tatttttatttacaaaattcattttgataatttttttttaaatttaaattttataatttttaacataccAATAATTGACACGTGGAAAAGtaaatttcttgtaattttttttaaatacatttaatattttccttatcTAAAACCTACTTCAGATCAATTCCCTCCCTCAACTTTCATGCATTAGAAGCTTTAAATGAGCAAACTAACGGGTTTTTATATAAGAGAGAATCAGATGAGGAACCAAAGagttttttaatagtttaaatGTTAGGTACCTTTATACttctttttaagtttaatgATTTAAGTGACAATTTATAACAGAAACAACATAAGATGGCTGTATATATAGTAGATAAGTTAATGcttcgaaaattatatatgtaatatcaTGTTTAGGCTGCacaatttatttctatataaaaaattttatgtgtagtTATTTTTACGAATTCTTTGCACATTTCACTAATGTAATTGactgcattaattatttttaatataaaataattattttggccAATCACATTAGCCGAATGCAGAAAGCATATCTCTTCAGTACTTGATCTCCTAGCTAGATGGGAACTCGATCTCCTAAGTTATCAGAATTTAGTGAACAATAGATTTCTTGGATTAATCCCTTAATATTCcatcttctcatttttcaataaagaaaagaaaagaccacTTTCGAGGCACATACATACATGAGTTACTATTCCTCTCTTTCCAAGATTTGTCcttattccttttttcttttctttagctTCTAGTTAATGGCCTTTACTAAAGTCAAGGGGGCACTACCATCATTTCCTCATATCCGATGGTAGGAGAAGAAGATCTAGTGACTTCCATTAATTAACTATCAATTCTACCATATCCAACCAATTAAGAAGAGGGCTGAGCTAATTATAATGCTTATTTGAGAATTCATTAAAAGGGTTTCCTTGAAGTTGCGGCCACTTTTTGGTTCTTCCATACCATATTACTATGCATAATATTACTTGAAACTACATGATCTTCAAACTATCTATTAAGTaaaaagatttttctttcaaattcaaaagattGGTTCTACATCACACCTGTCTAAAGCTGGATCAAATTGCGGTATTTTGTTTGATCAAATGCTCAGTTCATTAAACAGACGAGCAAATCATATCGAAACAAGTAGAGAgaaggaggggggggggggggggggggggggggggggggtggaggttgataatgaaatgcacatcaACAGATCAATCTCTTACTTTGATTATTTGCCTATAATGGCTGGCATCAGAGGCATAAGGTGCCTATCACAGAATGAGCATGTCGAGCACAATATGTACGGTGCAGATGCACCAATcaatcatataatattaaagaagCTTTTAGGCACTGTTTCTCCACAATGGAAACtggcttatatatatactagcggTGTAAACACCTTGGTGTCCATGTGCCATTGAATAGGTGGAGAAGAATCCCTTTATAGAAAGCgttaaaagaaagagagataaaGAGGACGGAAAATGAAAATGGTGCAAGAGGGAATCCGAAAGGGTCCATGGACAGAACAGGAGGACTTCAAATTGAACTGCTTTGTGGGTTTGTTCGGAGATCGACGATGGGATTTTATAGCAAAAGTTTCAGGTTTGAAGGTGGCGGGAGACAAAAATAATAGGTATGGTTATTTGGAGACGGGGGATTTTGGAAGGGGCTGCCTTTAACCTCCTGATTTTGTTGTAGGTTTGAACAGAACAGGAAAAAGTTGCAGGTTGCGATGGGTTAATTATATGCACCCTGGCCTCAAACGAGGCAAGATGACTCCTCATGAAGAGCGCCGTGTGCTCGAACTTCACGATAAATGGGGAAACAGGTTTGCGaacataaataatatagaaagaATTGACTACTTTTTACCCATGTTTATCCTTAAGTTGTGTGCTCTATCAAACGTTGATTTTACTGGTTTTCTTGATAACCAGTTCAGAGATTATTGTATTCACTAAGTTTCTGGTGATGATCCAATGCAGATGGTCAAGAATTGCCCGCAACTTACCTGGGCGTACAGATAACGAGATTAAGAATTACTGGAGAACTCATATGAGGAAGAAGGCTCAAGAGAAGAAACAGGCTGTGTCTCCACCACCATCATCTTGTACTTCTCATTTGTCATCAGCAAGTAATCTTGCTGTGGATTCGTCGCCCTTCCCACAGACTGGAGCAGAGAGCTTTTCTGAAAAACGAGGTGCTCGAATCATAGCTTCAGCAGAAAAGCAGAAGAATGAAGTGAAAATGGGGGAAATTGGATACGCAATAGATTATATATGGAAAGATGAAGCTGGAGAAGAGAGCTTTCAAGAAACAGGAGCTCCTAAGGTAATAGCTGTGGATTCTCTGCCCTTCCCACAGACTGGAGCAGAGAGCTTTTATGACACCGGAGGCCTCCCTGTCATAGCTCCAGCAGAAAAGCAGAATGAAGAGAAAGCGGGTGAAAATGGGTACTCCATGGATGACATATGGAAAGATATTGCTCTGTCAGAAGAGAATAATATAAAACCAGCCAATGATAGCTATGGTGAAGAGGTTAGAAgtttctctcctcctcctccggcTTCCCCACCATGGGAGTTCTGGTTGGACTCGCTATGGAGGTTCGATGAAGAAGAGAGTAAGATGTTTCCGCCCATGGGCGATCAATTTTTCCCCTTTTATGAATATGGGAGGGCGTCTCTAACTGGCTAgtcataattttattgattaagaTTTGTTCATATGTGTTATATGCATTCCcacccccccaccccccgcacaaaaaaaaaaaaaaaaaaaaaaaagctctaaCCTGCTGTACATCATGGGTTTTCTCTAAGCTTTCTGATTCTGCTCTGCATCACATGAAAATCACTGTAATAGTCTCATGCATACATCTAGTCTGCCCTTTGTATTTTGTGTTTACTTTTCCGAGAGGAAGATAGAACCTCATCAAATCTCCCATAAGGAGATTGGTAAGTCCATGGATGTAATGTATAATATGCTACTTGGTACTATTCAATAAAGCTGGCACAGTTCTAATGTTAGGAGGGTTTCGTTTATATAACTATGCATATGTAGGTAGACAGACTCCTAATTTGCAGGTTGTCCCAGAGATTATGGCAGGAAGTTCAACTGTTCAAGTAAAAGTATTATTAGAAGATTTATCAGAGGGAGTAAATAGATTGCTGTTGAACTTTGTTCTCGTAGCAGTTTATGGCAGTCATTGTAGCAAAAAACACATGGTAACTTCAAGATTTTCCCAACCAAGTGATTGCGGGTATTAAGAGATTTCCGGTTAAAGCAACCTAAGAACTACagcatttgaattttgatgttCTACAATTGATATGCATACTCAGAATCTCAGAGAGTTCCTAGTCCTGTATAAGATGGCACATTGACTCTTCAAAATGATCTTGAGATAAGAATCTACCAAGGAATAGAACACTCTTTTATCTTCTGACCTTATCCTTTAACTGGCAAACAAGTAAAGAAATCTCTCCCAGATGTTAAACAGCGCGATTCTACCCTTGTTGCagtgaaacttcaaataatcccaACAGTCCAAGTAAGGCTTTTCTTTGTTGGAAACATGGTAAGATACGATGCAAAATTAAAGCAAGTTTTCATTGTTATCAATTATGTCAAAGTTGAGGAAACAAAGTAAATGGATCGGTTGTGAGTTAATTGGGACAGTGACATCTATAAGAATCTGTTCAAAAGGCATGAAGGCTATTGCACACAGAGCAAGAAGAGTTTCAGCTTTAACATGAGGTGGTCCTGGTAAATGGTTTTGATCTTCCTGACGTAAAATACAAGCTTAGTGGTTAGCAACCCATTCC encodes:
- the LOC121239247 gene encoding transcription factor MYB48-like isoform X1, which gives rise to MKMVQEGIRKGPWTEQEDFKLNCFVGLFGDRRWDFIAKVSGLKVAGDKNNRTGKSCRLRWVNYMHPGLKRGKMTPHEERRVLELHDKWGNRWSRIARNLPGRTDNEIKNYWRTHMRKKAQEKKQAVSPPPSSCTSHLSSASNLAVDSSPFPQTGAESFSEKRGARIIASAEKQKNEVKMGEIGYAIDYIWKDEAGEESFQETGAPKVIAVDSLPFPQTGAESFYDTGGLPVIAPAEKQNEEKAGENGYSMDDIWKDIALSEENNIKPANDSYGEEVRSFSPPPPASPPWEFWLDSLWRFDEEESKMFPPMGDQFFPFYEYGRASLTG
- the LOC121239247 gene encoding transcription factor MYB48-like isoform X2; this encodes MHPGLKRGKMTPHEERRVLELHDKWGNRWSRIARNLPGRTDNEIKNYWRTHMRKKAQEKKQAVSPPPSSCTSHLSSASNLAVDSSPFPQTGAESFSEKRGARIIASAEKQKNEVKMGEIGYAIDYIWKDEAGEESFQETGAPKVIAVDSLPFPQTGAESFYDTGGLPVIAPAEKQNEEKAGENGYSMDDIWKDIALSEENNIKPANDSYGEEVRSFSPPPPASPPWEFWLDSLWRFDEEESKMFPPMGDQFFPFYEYGRASLTG